Part of the Ctenopharyngodon idella isolate HZGC_01 chromosome 8, HZGC01, whole genome shotgun sequence genome, ATTGACGTTGTGTACAATGCCTCCAACAATGAGCTTGTGAGAACCAAGACCCTGGTGAAGAACTGCATTGTTCTGGTGGACAGCACACCGTACAGGCAGTGGTATGAAGCTCACTACATCATCCCTCTGGGCCGCAAGAAAGGGGCGAAACTGGTAGGCTTTCATTTCATAGCTGACATTATAAATAGATGAGCATATCTATTATTTGAGTTTCAGGCGTCTCAGCCTCAGAATATTCATGGACTGTCTGCAATGCATATTGCACATAAAAATGACAAGAGCTTTTCCAAAACCACCAGCTCCTATATTATATTTACACGGTTGCTACAATGCAAACTTTTGAGGAGCTTGTAATTGCATTGGTGTTTTAATGTTGACATAAGCAACAGAGCTGAGCAGAGTTCAACATTATGCATATGTGCGTACCAAATCAAAATACTGCAGACGCCTACTAGCATCCATTTTACCTGAACATTCCAAATGcgcaaatattttcataacgaCATGAGCTGCCCggaatgaagaaagtgatcagcatgattgatattcaaaatggtaaataagcgctgctttgtttacggtttGTCTATCTGCACTACTTTTTTggtttccctttttgaatgatGAATATAGACTATTGATACAGACAGTTATTTCCTTACACACAGGCACGTTCTGCAGGTACTAGTTGAAAGTTGCCTGTAACCTTTTTGGTGCGTTCAAGCGCAGCTTTTCTCTGAGATGCAGCTGACATGAGGCGACAACACAGATGGCTTtcatcggcttggtgtgtcacagccttaaagggttagttcacccaaaaatgaaatttctgtcattaattactcaccctcatgtcgttccacacctgtaagaccttcgttcatcttcggaacacaaattaagatatttttgataaaatctgatggctcagtgaggcctccattgacagcaagacaattaacacttttagatgcccagaaagctactaaagacatatttaaaacagttcatgtgactacagtggttcaaccttaatgttatgaagtgacgagaataatttttgtgtgccaaaaaaacaatgattcaacaatatctagtgatgggcaatttcaaaacactgcttcataaagttttgaagctttacaaatcttttatttcgaatcagtggtttggagcgtgtatcaaactgccaaagtcacgcctcCCTAGTGGTGGAccatttcgaaacacttatgatgtaacgaagcctcgtttactgaaatcacgtgactttggcagtttgatacacggtccgaaccactgattcgaaacaaaagatttgtaaagcttcgaagcttcatgaagcagtgttttgaaatcattaaatcattgttatttagtttttttggtgcacaaaaagtattctcgtcacttcataacattaaggttgaaccactgtagtcacatgaactgttttaaatatgtctttagtagctttctgggcatttgaaagtgttaattatcttgctgtcaatgcaggcctcactgagccattggattttatgaaaaagatcttaatttgtgttccaagatgaacaaaggtcttacaggtgtggaacgacatgagtgagagtaattaatgacagaaatttcatttttgggtgaacttaacCCTTTAACAGACCGGCAGCGCTTTAATCAACGTCAATGTAAACGCACTATTAGACTAAAAATTGTCAACATTAGAGGTGGGTTAATATGGGATCTTAAgctagaataaataaatattcttttcGAAATTAGCTCTAATATTCAAATTCAGATATACAATTAAAGACCAGGGCCTTAATCCAACAATCCACACCATGTACAACATCAGAATCTTTCCCAGATAAACCTTCTTGAAGCTTTTAACTGTATAAACAGAAATGGGAGATAACTAAGTATCTGGATGAGTTGCCTTTGTAAATGTACATATGCATCTTCATCCCTCAGACTCCAGAAGAAGAGGAGATGTTGAACAAGAAACGGTCAAAGAAGGTTCAGAAGAAGATTGATGGCCGCAGGAAGAAGAGCAAGATTAGCAGTTTGCTGGAGGATCAGTTCCTGCAGGGAAAGCTTCTCGGTGAGTTTACCACACTTTTTCCATCATGAATCCTTTGAGACACTTTGAGACATTCACGATCATCTCCATTTTCTTAAACTGATCAATGGCCAACAGTTGTTTTTCAACAGCACTCATCAATCCGCACCAGTCCATCCAATTCATAGtccaaaacaaataaacataacaGTATGTGTCCTCCTCACCAACTGATTTAGTAATGTCACAGGATGTTCTCATTTTTATGATCATTTGAGGCATGTCCCATTAGAACAAGAAACAAGACCAAGAAACTCACGCTATCAGCATTTTATGCTCTCTTGTGCTCATTTGACatctgtttatttttcatgttgcACAAAACCAGTGGCCAAATCTTTGTTTAATTAGTCAAAGAGTCACAGTGCTTCTGTCTAAGTTTGCTTTTTAATGGTCTGCTTCCTCAGCCTGTATTGCGTCCAGGCCCGGCCAGTGCGGCAGAGCAGACGGATACATCTTGGAAGGGAAAGAGCTGGAGTTCTACCTCCGGAAGATCAAAGCCAGGAAAGGCAAATAGACTCAAGCAATATAACCAGGGCACTACAGTACAAGCATTTAAGGCTGAAAATGACTATGAATGTGAAAAATTCTTCAGGTCACCAGTGTGAATTATTACTTCCTAATCGGCTACTTCCCTAAAAATACTGCATTttgcacaaaataaaatttattgcACTTTCACACACCCAAGTACGGTCACTGTATCCCTTGCACAGTACACTATTTACTAACTactatttattgtttttctttcaatatatatatttcaactgTCACTTTAGCTCATCTTTTGAGAGTCCAatttaaatatagcctaaaataaattttgtacaTGTACAATAAAGTGATTCAATCTTGAATGTGAATCTTAAGGGCATAAGAGTAGAGCCCTGATTACatgaaacaataaaatgtaCCATCTCAGGCTTTTAGGTTGCTGTATTGCCTCATTTACTTTTGATATTTAGTAAACATTTGCAACTTAAGTGTACATTGTGACTGATTTTCTGTGATGAATCCTCATCCCCTCCAAAAGGGGGCAGACTTCCCCTAACAATAGTCTGCAATAGtcttaagttttttttctgCTCAGTCCATCATATGTTTGAGACTAGTTTCTAATAAACTTAAGAAGTTTAGGGAACATATGCACATAAATTGCAAAATGTCTTGCTATTTGAGTCCCCagtatattttatagtatttaaacataatttaatgATATTCAATGTGAGTAACACCATTATTGATTAGTCAAGCTCTCAACATTACCACACTGAAAACATACCTCGATGAGCATTAGACTGCAATATTCAAGAGTCATTTATTTTCAGAGATTGAGAGATTGacatcattattaatattaaacaaactgtacattttataCATACGTTTAAAGTTTGGTAGATATTAAAGCCATCAACCATTACAAAATAAAGAACTCTGTTTATCTGGGATGATGACAACCAAATGACAAAGCAATACAAACAtttgcaaacattcactgacaAAACACAGCAACACTAAATAATTGTTTCCAACACAACAGCCAACAAATCAGAAAAAGAGCTCTGAGAGGGAAATGTGGAACTCATCATTGATGAGCTGTGGTGGTTCTGAAGTTTCTATCAAACTGTTCCAAAATCACAATTGGATCAGAGCTGACCAGCTGGATTTATTAAGACTAGTGATGCCGTGATGACGACAAGGGAGTATCTCATGAGACTTTGAACATATCTTTCAAAACACTGAGGAAAAAAGCACAATTTCATAACATCCCACAAAAATAAACACGCTCAACAACACAGAGCCCTCATTATTTAACCTTCATTGTAATGGAATAGCAGCTTTTTGGGTCATCGAGGAAGCAGATAATATTTCAGTCCAATGAGGTGATTCAACAATGCATTTTAAggacatttaataataataaaaaaaaaaaactgaatttggAGAAAAACGGAATCTGACAGGTTGAAACTGTGTTGATGGAAGAAAAGAATAAAGAAGACTggtctgaaagaagacatttGTGTTGATGGCCAACAGGATGACCTGATTCTACGTCTCGGTGTACACTGAAGACATTTGGCTCAAGCCGCGATCGAAGCCGCCCAcctgaaagaaaacattttcctCTGTGCCCGGAGAGAACTGGCAACCCGACCCGATGATGTCTGGCACCAAACTGAAACCTTTGCATTTTAGAAAAAgggaacatgaaaaaaaatgtgttatacTTTCATTAAACGCTCTCAAAAAACGTGCACAAATTGTCCCATTATATAATCACTAAATTTACTCCTAAAGAGCGCATATTAGTACTTTACTCAGTAAATTATGCTAAAGttgctatgctaattattctaaTCATGCTACTAATATAAACTAATAGGTTCTGAAAGGggtttttgcagtgatgccatagaagaacaatTTTGAGTCACCCTAAGAAgttttcagtgaacagttcttgaAATGTGAAggtaataatctaaagaacctttttccactataaagaatgtTTTGTGGAATGCAATGGTTCCATGGATGATaaaagttcttcatggaaccatcaatgccaataaagaacctttgttTGTAGATAAGGTA contains:
- the rps8b gene encoding 40S ribosomal protein S8b, yielding MGISRDHWHKRRKTGGKRKPYHKKRKYELGRPPANTKIGSRRVHTVRVRGGNKKYRALRLDSGNFSWGSECCTRKTRIIDVVYNASNNELVRTKTLVKNCIVLVDSTPYRQWYEAHYIIPLGRKKGAKLTPEEEEMLNKKRSKKVQKKIDGRRKKSKISSLLEDQFLQGKLLACIASRPGQCGRADGYILEGKELEFYLRKIKARKGK